A genomic stretch from Spongiibacter nanhainus includes:
- a CDS encoding sodium:solute symporter family protein: MELQTLTYIVVGFTFAIYIGIAIWSRAGSTKDFYVAGGGVHPVANGMATAADWMSAASFISMAGLIAYMGYGGSVFLMGWTGGFVLLAMFLAPYLRKYGKFTVPEFIGDRFYSRTARIVAVVCLIIISTTYVIGQMKGVGVAFSRFLQVSYEVGLLVGMAIVFVYAVVGGMKGITYTQIAQYCVLILAYTIPAIFISLHLTGNPLPQLGLGSTLTGTDVYLLDRLDQVITELGFADYTNNVRGSTLNMFVYTLSLMIGTAGLPHVIIRFFTVPKVKDARTSAGWALVFIAILYTTAPAVAAMARLNIHNTITPPNAEQNLAYEERPQWFKNWEQTGLLEFEDKNGDGRIQYTADATTNEMVKVDRDIMVLANPEIAKLPNWVIALVAAGGLAAALSTAAGLLLAISSSISHDLLKGVFMPEISEKAELRAGRVAMAGAIALAGYLGFNPPDFAAGTVALAFGLAASSIFPALMMGIFSPRINKEGAIAGMVGGITVTLLYVFQHKGIMFVASTSFLGDMPENWFLGIEPNAFGAVGAVVNFAVAYVVSGMTKAPPEHIQELVEDIRVPTGVNAASDH; encoded by the coding sequence ATGGAACTGCAAACACTGACTTATATCGTCGTCGGCTTTACTTTCGCGATTTACATTGGCATCGCGATCTGGAGCCGCGCCGGTTCGACCAAAGACTTTTATGTCGCAGGCGGTGGGGTACACCCTGTTGCCAACGGTATGGCGACCGCTGCGGACTGGATGAGTGCGGCGTCATTTATCTCCATGGCCGGCCTGATCGCCTACATGGGCTACGGTGGCTCGGTCTTTCTGATGGGCTGGACCGGTGGCTTCGTGCTATTGGCGATGTTCCTGGCGCCTTACTTGCGCAAATACGGCAAGTTTACCGTGCCGGAATTTATCGGTGACCGCTTCTATAGCCGCACTGCCCGTATAGTGGCAGTGGTGTGCCTGATCATTATCTCGACAACTTATGTTATCGGGCAGATGAAAGGTGTCGGCGTGGCGTTCTCCCGCTTCCTGCAGGTAAGCTACGAGGTGGGCTTGCTGGTGGGTATGGCCATCGTTTTCGTCTACGCGGTTGTCGGCGGCATGAAGGGGATTACCTACACCCAGATTGCCCAGTACTGTGTACTGATTCTGGCCTATACCATTCCCGCTATTTTCATTTCTCTGCACCTGACCGGTAACCCTCTGCCTCAGCTGGGGTTGGGCAGTACCCTGACGGGCACGGATGTGTATCTGCTGGATCGGCTAGACCAGGTAATAACGGAGCTGGGCTTTGCCGATTACACCAACAATGTGCGGGGCAGTACGCTCAACATGTTTGTGTACACCCTGTCGCTGATGATCGGTACGGCGGGCCTGCCTCACGTTATCATCCGCTTCTTCACTGTACCTAAGGTAAAAGATGCGCGGACCTCTGCCGGTTGGGCGCTGGTGTTTATCGCTATTCTTTACACCACTGCACCGGCTGTTGCCGCTATGGCTCGCCTCAATATCCACAACACCATCACGCCGCCCAACGCTGAGCAGAACCTCGCTTACGAGGAGCGTCCTCAGTGGTTTAAAAACTGGGAGCAAACCGGCCTGCTGGAGTTTGAAGATAAAAATGGCGACGGCCGTATCCAGTACACCGCCGATGCAACGACCAATGAAATGGTGAAAGTAGACCGCGACATTATGGTCTTGGCCAACCCCGAAATCGCCAAGCTGCCCAACTGGGTTATCGCCCTGGTGGCTGCCGGTGGTTTGGCGGCGGCACTGTCGACTGCGGCGGGTCTGCTGTTGGCGATCTCCTCATCGATATCCCACGACTTGCTTAAAGGGGTATTTATGCCGGAGATATCGGAGAAGGCCGAGCTGAGAGCGGGGCGGGTCGCTATGGCCGGTGCCATTGCGCTGGCTGGCTATCTGGGCTTCAATCCGCCGGATTTTGCCGCAGGGACGGTGGCCCTGGCATTTGGTCTGGCAGCCTCGTCGATCTTCCCGGCACTGATGATGGGTATCTTCAGCCCCCGCATTAATAAAGAAGGCGCCATCGCCGGCATGGTGGGCGGTATCACCGTAACCCTGCTGTACGTGTTCCAGCACAAAGGCATTATGTTTGTGGCCAGCACCTCCTTCCTGGGTGATATGCCAGAAAACTGGTTCCTGGGCATTGAGCCCAACGCCTTCGGTGCAGTGGGCGCGGTGGTCAACTTTGCTGTGGCCTATGTGGTCTCCGGTATGACCAAGGCGCCGCCGGAGCACATCCAGGAGCTGGTGGAAGACATCCGTGTGCCCACTGGCGTAAATGCGGCCAGCGACCACTGA
- a CDS encoding DUF4212 domain-containing protein → MAFKSKEQAQAYWRENLRLMLILSIIWFVVSYGCGILLFDLLNNIQIGGYRLGFWFAQQGSIYTFVVLIFVYSRKMGQLDRKYGVDDV, encoded by the coding sequence ATGGCGTTTAAAAGCAAAGAGCAGGCCCAGGCCTATTGGAGAGAAAACCTCCGGCTCATGTTAATCCTGTCGATCATCTGGTTTGTGGTGTCCTACGGCTGCGGTATTTTGCTGTTCGACCTGCTCAACAATATCCAGATTGGCGGTTACAGGTTGGGCTTCTGGTTTGCCCAGCAGGGGTCGATTTACACCTTCGTGGTGTTGATCTTTGTTTACTCCCGCAAGATGGGGCAACTCGACCGTAAATACGGCGTAGACGACGTTTGA
- a CDS encoding DcaP family trimeric outer membrane transporter, producing the protein MQDNNSKQTHQSRLAALLPMAAAVALASMSPLQAAAETLEERVARLEAALAEEKEAKQSATDYSFGGYIKLDVIASDYSGGDRATAGVGDDFFVPSTIPIGGDSGDVYTDVHAKHSRIWFKTSTQTDAGTISTHLEMDFGVNQAGDERISNSAANRLRHAFIKWQYDENSSLLAGQSWSTFFNVGTLPDIIDFVGPVGTIFERQPQLRWTHGLAGGNSFMLALENPSTGLYGQAGSSAGGSNFDNNAMPDVVLRYNGSAGDLSYSASVVAREIAYKQTFTDSNSATVEGDESTIGYGLALAGTWKLGQDDIRFQLNAGNALGRYMGLQSFRDGVIEDNGDIELIDQMGGYIAYRHPWSPKWRSSLVLSASSADNPDTVAATTPKSYQSVHANLLYSPVAALTLGAELIHGEKTIEGDVNGDDSGELDRLQFSVKYVF; encoded by the coding sequence ATGCAAGACAATAATTCTAAACAAACTCATCAGTCTCGCTTGGCGGCACTCCTGCCTATGGCTGCCGCTGTGGCGCTGGCTTCAATGTCGCCCCTGCAGGCAGCGGCGGAAACCCTTGAAGAGCGGGTGGCCCGGCTGGAAGCGGCGCTGGCTGAAGAGAAAGAAGCTAAACAAAGTGCTACGGACTACAGTTTTGGTGGCTACATTAAGCTGGACGTCATCGCCAGCGACTACAGCGGCGGCGACCGCGCCACTGCCGGAGTGGGGGATGACTTCTTTGTACCCTCGACAATCCCCATCGGCGGTGACTCCGGCGACGTTTACACCGACGTTCATGCCAAACACTCCCGTATCTGGTTTAAAACCAGCACTCAAACTGATGCCGGCACCATCTCTACCCACCTGGAGATGGACTTTGGTGTAAACCAGGCTGGCGACGAACGCATTTCCAACTCAGCCGCCAACCGGCTTCGCCATGCCTTCATCAAATGGCAGTACGATGAAAATAGCTCGCTGCTGGCGGGGCAGAGCTGGAGCACATTTTTTAACGTCGGCACGCTGCCAGATATCATCGACTTCGTGGGCCCGGTGGGCACTATCTTTGAGCGCCAGCCGCAATTGCGTTGGACCCATGGCTTGGCTGGCGGTAATTCCTTCATGTTGGCATTGGAGAACCCCTCGACCGGTTTATATGGTCAGGCGGGGAGCTCTGCCGGCGGCAGCAACTTTGACAACAATGCCATGCCCGACGTGGTCTTGCGCTACAACGGCAGCGCTGGCGACTTGTCTTACAGTGCGTCGGTGGTGGCCCGTGAAATTGCTTACAAGCAAACCTTCACCGACAGCAACAGCGCGACAGTTGAAGGCGACGAAAGCACCATCGGCTACGGACTTGCTCTGGCTGGTACCTGGAAGCTGGGCCAGGACGATATCCGATTCCAACTCAACGCCGGTAACGCCCTGGGCCGTTACATGGGGCTGCAAAGCTTCCGGGATGGCGTGATCGAGGATAACGGCGATATTGAGTTGATCGACCAGATGGGTGGCTATATCGCCTATCGCCACCCCTGGTCGCCGAAGTGGCGCAGCAGCTTGGTGCTGTCAGCCAGTTCAGCCGACAACCCCGATACTGTGGCTGCGACCACACCCAAGAGCTATCAGAGCGTGCACGCCAACTTGCTGTACTCGCCGGTGGCGGCTTTGACCTTGGGTGCCGAGCTGATTCACGGCGAAAAAACGATTGAAGGTGACGTCAACGGCGACGACAGCGGTGAGCTGGATCGTCTGCAGTTCAGCGTCAAATACGTTTTCTAG
- a CDS encoding response regulator transcription factor encodes MSYPCFVIADDHPLFRAALRQALTHQWPDADIAEVGNIDTLLSQITSQPDIDLLLLDLQMPGAQGFSALIHLQSQHPEIPVLIVSASETPEIMCRAIDHGASGFLPKSSSSEQISNAVQQVLYGKRWLPENVRYQAQPKGEEHNVANVIASLTPQQFRVASYLVQGLLNKQIAWELQVTEATIKAHITEIFRKLGVHSRTQAVLMLSQLDVQTSQAS; translated from the coding sequence ATGTCGTACCCCTGCTTCGTCATAGCCGACGATCACCCGCTGTTTCGTGCCGCATTGCGCCAGGCCCTCACTCACCAGTGGCCCGATGCCGATATCGCGGAAGTAGGTAACATTGATACCCTGCTGAGCCAAATCACCAGCCAACCCGATATCGATTTGCTATTGCTTGACCTGCAAATGCCAGGCGCACAGGGGTTTAGCGCGCTGATTCACCTGCAAAGTCAGCACCCCGAGATTCCTGTATTAATCGTATCGGCTTCAGAAACACCGGAAATCATGTGCCGGGCCATCGATCACGGCGCCAGTGGTTTTCTCCCCAAAAGCAGTTCCAGCGAGCAAATCAGCAACGCGGTCCAACAGGTCCTGTACGGCAAACGCTGGCTACCGGAAAATGTCCGCTACCAGGCGCAGCCCAAAGGCGAGGAACATAATGTCGCTAACGTCATCGCCAGCCTGACACCGCAACAATTCCGGGTGGCCAGTTACCTGGTACAGGGACTGCTCAACAAACAAATCGCCTGGGAGCTTCAGGTGACGGAAGCCACTATTAAGGCCCACATCACCGAAATTTTCCGCAAGTTAGGGGTCCATTCCCGTACCCAAGCCGTGCTGATGCTGAGCCAGTTGGACGTGCAAACCAGCCAGGCCTCCTAG
- a CDS encoding beta strand repeat-containing protein — protein sequence MTKPAIVAGPTTDSLLADYAENLPFPNLDKVELSTMLVADLGNGEAAYLELREEEKERIIQEPYQGGGVSLGASNFTDSVVSLLTYGIVGGAIYYATDDDDDESDSGFRAVNDSVDLLEGGDPVVVNVLENDRAGPNGGELQIIAADTSTGNGIAITDLGNGEFSLDIGDDYQQLLPGDKIKDAFTYTIENEAGEQSTGTVNVTINGDIDSAPEVTAPSSASTEESTSVTLAGIQVSDIDIGNRNLEVVLSAGNGTLEASDQGVNIRGNGSDELTLRGEIDDINSVLQSIAYTPDESFSGEDTIAIKVSDDTSTVPASIAITVTPSSNPSINAEDDTATVEEGGDPLTVNVLDNDSFEGDVTVTVAATTANGIAVTNNNDGTLTLDIGDGFAQLLPSDTATDTLTYTIEDELGQQSSATIDITVEGTTNDEPINTTPSSLTTSTNTSLAITGLSVSDVDTDILDLELDVDDGSLSVVEGDAEVSGNNSDSLTLSGSQSAIHAALQTLSYTPDDDFEGDDVLAVQTSDGESTIDSSIDIDVQANAATLTAEDDSVDLEEAGDPITVDLLANDTFGGERSNISLTISDTTPNGVTLINNGDGTVSFDPGANFATLLPGESVQETLSYQLTDQNNATSSASVSITVTGAVNDAPEHVLPNTPTGDTNSDVDLSALQVTDIDAGDEILTTTVAVDQGTLSVNDSGTGVSGNMTATLTLSGELQQINALLQSLAFTPEADFSGDAQLSVSTDDGDNTTSDQLTITVNSINAVPQAENDTVSNAQDSVTTSYSAADLLANDSDDDEQDTLQVVDVSGVSTLGAAVVLDPVSGDILYDPTTSDTLASADDDLVDLFEYIISDGNGGFASASVQLTATDSDTPNQKVNEYFVAAPVSNSADTETNGLYSFLEFDGNSDNGSGQSWINLDALFDSLGFSNADRAGGEGFQVIGSSLFVDLDNDNSTGDNGGFEYEIATIADAATVSGTFDNADVIAGTDFVV from the coding sequence ATGACCAAGCCAGCCATCGTCGCCGGGCCTACCACCGATAGCCTTTTAGCCGATTACGCTGAAAACCTGCCTTTCCCGAATCTCGACAAGGTCGAATTGTCCACCATGCTGGTCGCAGACCTGGGTAATGGCGAAGCAGCCTACCTTGAACTCCGCGAAGAAGAGAAAGAGCGCATCATTCAGGAGCCCTATCAAGGCGGCGGAGTATCGCTGGGCGCCAGTAATTTCACCGATAGCGTAGTTTCACTACTGACCTACGGCATTGTCGGTGGCGCTATTTACTATGCCACCGACGACGATGATGACGAGTCAGATAGCGGATTCAGAGCGGTTAACGACAGTGTCGACTTACTTGAAGGTGGCGACCCGGTTGTGGTCAACGTACTGGAAAATGACCGCGCCGGACCCAATGGCGGAGAGCTGCAAATTATCGCTGCCGATACCAGCACCGGCAATGGCATTGCAATTACCGATTTGGGTAACGGCGAATTCAGTCTCGATATCGGCGACGACTATCAACAACTGCTGCCCGGCGACAAAATCAAAGATGCTTTTACCTATACCATTGAAAACGAGGCTGGCGAGCAGAGCACCGGCACCGTCAATGTCACCATCAACGGCGACATCGACAGCGCCCCGGAAGTAACGGCGCCTTCATCCGCCAGCACAGAAGAAAGCACCAGCGTCACCCTGGCCGGCATTCAAGTCAGTGACATCGACATTGGCAACCGCAATCTAGAAGTCGTCCTAAGTGCCGGTAACGGTACCCTGGAAGCTAGCGACCAAGGCGTGAACATCCGCGGCAACGGCAGCGATGAACTGACCCTAAGGGGTGAAATAGACGATATCAACAGTGTCCTACAGTCAATCGCTTATACCCCAGATGAGAGCTTCAGCGGCGAAGATACCATTGCAATTAAGGTCTCTGACGATACCTCGACCGTGCCCGCCTCTATCGCCATTACTGTCACCCCAAGTTCCAACCCGTCGATAAACGCCGAGGACGACACCGCCACGGTTGAAGAAGGCGGTGATCCGCTTACGGTGAATGTGCTAGATAACGACAGTTTTGAGGGCGACGTAACGGTGACAGTGGCGGCAACCACCGCTAACGGCATCGCCGTCACCAACAATAACGACGGCACCCTCACATTGGATATTGGCGACGGTTTCGCCCAACTACTGCCAAGCGACACAGCGACAGATACCCTCACCTACACCATCGAAGATGAGCTTGGCCAACAAAGTAGTGCCACTATCGACATTACTGTTGAGGGCACCACCAATGATGAACCCATCAATACCACGCCGAGCTCACTGACCACCAGTACCAACACCTCTTTGGCCATTACCGGCCTCTCGGTGAGCGATGTCGACACCGATATCCTCGACCTAGAGCTCGATGTCGACGATGGTAGCCTCAGCGTGGTTGAAGGTGACGCCGAAGTATCCGGTAACAACTCCGACAGCTTAACGCTATCGGGGTCTCAGTCTGCGATCCATGCCGCACTGCAAACCCTGTCCTATACGCCCGATGATGACTTTGAGGGCGACGATGTCCTGGCAGTGCAAACCTCTGACGGTGAGTCTACCATCGATTCCTCCATCGACATCGACGTTCAAGCCAATGCGGCGACGCTCACGGCCGAGGATGACAGCGTAGATTTGGAAGAAGCTGGCGATCCCATTACAGTCGATCTCCTTGCCAACGACACCTTTGGCGGTGAGCGCAGTAATATTTCCCTGACCATTTCCGACACCACGCCCAATGGCGTCACCCTTATCAATAACGGTGACGGTACTGTCAGTTTTGACCCGGGCGCCAACTTCGCCACCTTGCTGCCGGGTGAGTCGGTGCAGGAAACCCTGAGCTACCAGCTTACTGATCAGAACAACGCCACAAGCTCGGCCTCGGTTTCGATTACCGTCACTGGTGCAGTCAATGATGCTCCCGAGCATGTACTCCCCAACACACCTACCGGGGATACCAACAGCGACGTTGACCTGAGCGCATTGCAAGTTACCGATATTGATGCCGGCGACGAAATTCTCACCACCACTGTAGCCGTTGATCAAGGCACGCTGTCGGTAAACGATAGCGGTACCGGTGTCAGCGGCAATATGACAGCTACGTTGACGCTGAGTGGCGAGCTACAACAAATCAATGCTCTATTGCAGAGCCTGGCCTTCACCCCCGAAGCGGACTTTAGCGGCGACGCTCAACTCAGCGTCAGCACGGATGATGGCGACAACACCACATCAGACCAACTCACCATTACCGTTAACTCGATCAATGCTGTCCCTCAGGCTGAAAACGATACTGTGTCTAATGCTCAAGACAGCGTGACCACAAGCTATTCTGCTGCCGATCTTCTTGCCAATGACAGTGATGACGACGAGCAAGACACCCTACAAGTCGTCGATGTCAGCGGAGTGAGCACCTTGGGCGCAGCCGTAGTACTCGATCCAGTCAGCGGCGATATCCTTTACGACCCCACCACGTCCGACACGCTTGCCTCTGCCGATGATGATTTGGTCGACCTGTTTGAATACATCATCAGCGATGGGAATGGTGGATTTGCATCGGCATCGGTCCAACTTACCGCTACTGATAGCGACACACCCAACCAGAAAGTAAACGAGTACTTTGTTGCGGCGCCTGTTAGCAATAGCGCCGACACAGAAACGAACGGCTTGTACAGTTTTTTGGAGTTTGATGGCAACAGTGACAACGGCAGTGGTCAGAGCTGGATTAATTTGGACGCACTATTCGACAGCCTTGGTTTCAGCAATGCGGATCGCGCCGGTGGCGAAGGCTTCCAGGTGATTGGCAGCAGTCTTTTTGTGGATTTGGATAACGACAACAGCACCGGTGACAACGGCGGCTTCGAATACGAAATCGCCACCATCGCCGACGCGGCGACAGTATCGGGAACCTTCGACAATGCCGATGTCATTGCTGGCACTGATTTCGTGGTTTGA
- a CDS encoding FFLEELY motif protein, with product MVTRAAPSAAEPHDASADARPEPVAASLSRINALRYHRDKRIAHRVSMLHSWRVEKLAQCYSQLVEVPPQRALLEYYLRNIFCGIDLADVGNIDSAVNAVDRLFEDTALLQAALEYSALAAEINESLAVSLNLDSEAAYLTEDIFSKACRREDVWPKMARQIILLQFFFAEMTGLLSSRKMQIGLKLAKVPAQLYGFGDFHRLITSGLKVLKHCPDLDDVLSLFLKHERAIVDRIAGGQLPVFTPLNEA from the coding sequence ATGGTGACGAGGGCGGCCCCTTCTGCAGCGGAGCCCCATGATGCGAGCGCAGATGCCAGGCCTGAGCCGGTTGCCGCCAGTCTAAGCCGGATTAATGCTTTGCGTTACCACCGGGATAAACGAATCGCGCACCGGGTATCTATGCTGCATAGCTGGCGGGTCGAAAAGCTAGCGCAGTGCTATAGCCAGCTTGTCGAGGTGCCGCCGCAACGTGCCCTGCTTGAGTATTACCTGCGGAATATTTTCTGCGGTATCGATTTAGCTGATGTTGGCAATATCGATAGTGCGGTCAACGCGGTCGATCGTCTGTTTGAAGATACTGCCTTGCTGCAAGCTGCACTGGAATACTCCGCCTTGGCGGCTGAGATAAACGAGTCCCTTGCGGTTTCCTTGAATCTCGATTCAGAGGCGGCATACCTCACTGAAGACATATTCTCCAAGGCCTGCAGGCGCGAAGATGTGTGGCCAAAAATGGCTCGTCAAATCATCTTGCTACAGTTTTTCTTCGCCGAGATGACCGGCTTATTATCCAGTCGCAAAATGCAAATAGGCCTTAAGCTCGCAAAAGTCCCAGCCCAGCTGTATGGCTTTGGTGATTTTCATCGCCTGATAACATCGGGTTTGAAGGTATTAAAACATTGTCCGGATCTGGATGATGTGCTCTCCCTTTTTTTAAAGCATGAGCGCGCCATCGTCGATCGGATTGCAGGTGGGCAGCTTCCAGTGTTTACACCGCTTAACGAGGCCTAG
- a CDS encoding WS/DGAT/MGAT family O-acyltransferase: MGERRLSILDTSFLQLESASTPMHVGGLMMFELPEDKDRLFVGELVSRFRGCRVFNNPWNYRLQRPSRFQFRPVLKETFDVDMEYHIRHHALPYPGGERELGQLISRVHSQRLDFRKPLWEVHVIEGLEPRRFAVYVKIHHALADGISATKLLMAGLSVDPSDDMQLPFWAAGSINRSGKPRQVKAVPKLPGVRGSMRFAREVTRSWLGRGDAVSMRSAPMTILNDRIDGQRRFATHSESMERLKRIASAANCSLNDLVLAMCGTVLREYLLDHDALPEKSLTVNIPVSLHKPGAKAIKNDIALILATLGTNIADDRIRLEKISESTSMAKEQLRNLPEGSQGLFGNLVLAPQALSVLSVLAGRVKPAFNVIVSNVPGPKETQYLYGARLVNLYPVSIPLHGSAINFTCFSYDGYLNFGLTACRDSLPHMQQMAVALGSAVDRYQSIYLGAASSAESATALDHRV, encoded by the coding sequence ATGGGTGAGCGGCGTTTATCGATATTAGATACCAGTTTTCTTCAACTTGAATCGGCGTCAACGCCAATGCATGTTGGCGGCTTGATGATGTTTGAACTGCCCGAGGATAAAGACCGGCTTTTTGTCGGAGAGCTGGTTAGTCGGTTCCGGGGGTGTCGCGTATTTAATAACCCTTGGAACTATCGGCTGCAGCGTCCCAGCCGTTTCCAGTTTCGTCCGGTTCTCAAAGAAACCTTTGATGTGGATATGGAGTATCACATCCGCCATCACGCTCTACCTTATCCGGGTGGTGAGCGTGAACTGGGTCAGTTGATCTCCCGGGTTCATAGCCAGCGCTTGGACTTCCGAAAGCCGCTGTGGGAAGTCCATGTCATTGAGGGCCTGGAGCCGCGACGTTTTGCGGTCTATGTCAAAATTCATCACGCTCTGGCTGACGGCATATCGGCAACAAAGCTGCTGATGGCGGGGCTGTCGGTCGATCCCAGCGACGATATGCAATTGCCATTTTGGGCTGCAGGTAGCATAAACCGATCGGGCAAACCTAGGCAGGTAAAAGCAGTTCCCAAGCTGCCTGGCGTCCGCGGCTCAATGCGCTTTGCCCGAGAAGTGACACGATCCTGGCTGGGACGAGGCGATGCAGTATCGATGCGCAGCGCACCGATGACTATTCTTAATGACCGCATTGATGGCCAGCGCCGTTTTGCCACCCACTCAGAATCCATGGAGCGCTTAAAGCGTATTGCCAGTGCCGCCAATTGTTCTTTGAATGACCTGGTATTGGCGATGTGTGGAACAGTATTGAGAGAGTATCTCCTGGACCACGATGCACTGCCGGAGAAAAGCCTGACGGTGAATATTCCGGTATCTCTGCACAAGCCGGGAGCGAAAGCGATTAAGAATGACATTGCTCTTATTCTCGCCACCTTAGGCACCAATATCGCCGATGACAGAATCCGCTTGGAAAAGATTAGTGAATCTACGTCAATGGCCAAAGAACAGCTACGGAATTTACCCGAAGGCAGCCAGGGGCTATTTGGTAATTTGGTGCTGGCGCCCCAGGCGCTCTCGGTGTTGTCCGTACTGGCAGGCAGGGTAAAGCCTGCATTTAACGTCATAGTCTCCAATGTACCTGGGCCTAAAGAGACCCAGTATCTGTATGGCGCCCGTCTGGTCAACCTCTATCCGGTTAGCATTCCCCTGCATGGCTCTGCGATTAACTTTACCTGCTTCAGTTACGACGGTTACCTGAATTTTGGTTTAACCGCTTGCCGGGACAGCCTTCCCCATATGCAGCAAATGGCCGTGGCACTGGGCAGTGCCGTTGACCGTTATCAGTCTATTTATCTCGGCGCTGCCAGCAGTGCGGAGTCTGCAACGGCGCTTGATCACCGCGTCTAA
- a CDS encoding alpha/beta hydrolase, whose protein sequence is MPYGVQRATALAATNLCIAPAGMQYRAIELGGVAGEAVSVGNTDDGTLLWFHGGGYCVGSSQTDRAPAGQFSKASATRVILPDYRLAPEHPHPAALEDALSVYRALIDQQQDPSKLVIGGDSAGGGLALALAITLREQGLPLPAGMALFSPWVDLRNVLDSHRSRAAADPWLTSKMLNNWAAAYCGNQPVDLPTCSPLLADLHDLPATLIQVGECEILLDDSVELDKKLRASGVNSELQIFDDMWHVFFLQAGLLSQADNAVAAMGAFIRQQIDGEREAINN, encoded by the coding sequence ATGCCTTATGGCGTCCAACGAGCCACGGCACTGGCAGCCACTAACCTCTGTATAGCCCCTGCTGGAATGCAGTACAGAGCCATTGAGCTGGGTGGTGTTGCTGGTGAGGCCGTCAGTGTTGGCAACACTGATGACGGCACCCTGCTTTGGTTTCATGGCGGTGGATACTGTGTGGGTTCAAGCCAAACCGATCGGGCACCCGCAGGGCAGTTCTCAAAAGCCAGCGCTACCCGAGTTATTTTGCCCGACTACCGCCTTGCACCTGAACATCCACACCCAGCGGCACTGGAGGATGCATTATCGGTATATCGTGCATTAATTGATCAACAGCAGGACCCGAGTAAGCTTGTTATCGGTGGCGATTCTGCTGGCGGCGGTCTGGCATTGGCGCTGGCCATCACACTTCGGGAGCAAGGGCTACCGCTGCCAGCCGGTATGGCCTTGTTCTCCCCTTGGGTAGATCTTCGCAATGTGCTGGATAGCCATCGCAGCCGCGCAGCCGCTGACCCGTGGTTAACCAGCAAGATGCTCAACAACTGGGCAGCCGCTTACTGCGGGAATCAACCTGTCGACCTTCCCACCTGCTCTCCCCTGCTCGCCGATCTTCACGACTTGCCTGCTACACTGATCCAGGTTGGCGAGTGCGAGATACTGCTGGATGATTCCGTCGAGCTGGATAAAAAATTACGGGCCAGCGGTGTCAATAGCGAACTGCAAATCTTTGACGATATGTGGCATGTATTCTTTTTACAGGCAGGGCTTTTGTCCCAAGCCGATAATGCCGTAGCAGCGATGGGCGCATTCATCCGTCAACAGATCGATGGCGAGAGAGAGGCCATTAACAACTGA
- a CDS encoding crotonase/enoyl-CoA hydratase family protein: MKDYYPNLTIGVDGPILTVCIARPEVRNAVDGATAAALAEVFRDFDADNNLSVAILSGGDEVFCAGADLKAFSGDPAGANPLNTSGDAPMGPSRLQLGKPVIAAIAGHCVAGGLELACWCDMRVADTTAVFGVFCRRFGVPLIDGGTVRLPRLIGMSRAMDMILTGRAVAAEEAQHIGLVNRLVEAGQALYAAKELAEQLAKLPQTCMRNDRLSAYQQWGLNETSAIQNEFKLGLETLASGETLDGAKRFSQGSGRHGQAE; this comes from the coding sequence ATGAAAGATTACTACCCTAACCTTACCATCGGTGTAGACGGGCCAATACTGACCGTTTGCATAGCCCGACCCGAGGTAAGAAACGCGGTAGACGGAGCCACCGCCGCTGCCCTCGCCGAGGTATTTAGGGATTTTGACGCAGATAACAACTTATCCGTTGCGATTCTTAGTGGTGGCGACGAGGTGTTCTGCGCAGGCGCAGATTTAAAAGCATTTTCTGGCGACCCGGCTGGGGCCAATCCCCTTAATACCAGTGGCGACGCCCCCATGGGACCCAGCCGCCTGCAACTCGGCAAACCGGTGATTGCGGCCATTGCCGGCCACTGCGTCGCCGGCGGTTTAGAGCTGGCCTGCTGGTGCGATATGCGGGTGGCCGATACCACCGCCGTGTTTGGCGTTTTTTGCCGGCGCTTTGGCGTTCCCCTGATTGATGGTGGCACCGTGCGCCTGCCGAGACTCATCGGCATGAGTCGCGCCATGGATATGATTCTTACCGGTCGCGCCGTCGCCGCCGAGGAAGCCCAGCACATCGGTTTGGTCAATCGCCTTGTTGAAGCCGGTCAGGCACTGTATGCGGCCAAAGAGCTGGCAGAACAACTCGCCAAACTACCCCAGACTTGTATGCGTAATGACCGGCTCAGTGCCTATCAACAGTGGGGATTAAACGAGACCAGCGCAATCCAGAATGAATTTAAGCTGGGGCTAGAAACCCTGGCATCCGGTGAGACCCTCGACGGTGCCAAGCGCTTTAGCCAGGGCAGTGGCCGCCATGGGCAAGCGGAGTAA